Proteins encoded together in one Bosea sp. (in: a-proteobacteria) window:
- a CDS encoding lytic transglycosylase domain-containing protein gives MRYICGGLVGACLISLSGVALAEDLVNAETDPRALVVRDAEIARAKAGGAEGEEAPHAEAPVAAPAAKAEPRASRALAAPAGSEGIRAIVARHAAANGVPFSLADAVIRVESRYNPRAAHAGNYGLMQIRHQTARGMGYTGGAGGLLDAETNARYGMKYLALAYKLAGGDTCRTIMKYQSGHMATRMSGANRVYCAKVRTISARN, from the coding sequence ATGCGATATATCTGTGGCGGTCTCGTGGGCGCGTGCCTGATTAGCCTCTCCGGGGTGGCCCTGGCCGAGGATCTCGTCAACGCGGAAACGGACCCCAGAGCGCTCGTCGTTCGCGATGCCGAGATCGCCCGCGCCAAGGCCGGCGGGGCCGAGGGCGAGGAGGCGCCGCACGCCGAGGCGCCGGTGGCGGCGCCCGCGGCCAAGGCCGAGCCGCGCGCGAGCCGCGCCCTGGCTGCTCCGGCCGGCTCCGAGGGCATCCGGGCGATCGTCGCGCGCCATGCCGCCGCCAACGGCGTGCCGTTCTCGCTCGCCGACGCCGTCATCCGCGTCGAGAGCCGCTATAATCCGCGTGCTGCGCACGCCGGCAATTACGGGTTGATGCAGATCCGCCACCAGACGGCGCGCGGCATGGGCTATACCGGCGGCGCCGGCGGGCTGCTCGATGCCGAGACCAATGCCCGCTACGGCATGAAATATCTGGCCCTGGCCTACAAGCTCGCCGGCGGCGACACCTGTCGCACGATCATGAAGTACCAGAGCGGCCACATGGCGACCCGGATGAGCGGCGCCAATCGCGTCTACTGTGCCAAGGTGCGCACGATCAGCGCGCGCAACTGA
- the rsmH gene encoding 16S rRNA (cytosine(1402)-N(4))-methyltransferase RsmH, translating into MTDQGGAARHVPVLLAEVIAALAPRAGGRYLDGTFGAGGYARAILEAAPGAILLGLDRDPSAIAGGADLVAAMEGRLTLSQANFGELAEEAERFRMVPLDGVVLDIGVSSMQIDQAERGFSFRFDGPLDMRMSGSGQSAADLVNEAEEGLLANIFYHYGEERRSRAVARAVIEARRKAPIATTKQLADLVAGIVRGEPGGAHPATRVFQALRIAVNDELGELVRALHAAEAVLKPGGRLVVVTFHSLEDRIVKQFLSERSGRVPAGSRHAPAVAAARPTFRLIEKGAVTPSEAEMRANPRARSAKLRAAERNEAPARRAEAGLVALSTVPDPQPRRRP; encoded by the coding sequence ATGACGGACCAGGGCGGAGCGGCTCGTCATGTGCCCGTGCTGCTTGCCGAGGTGATCGCCGCGCTCGCGCCGCGGGCGGGCGGGCGCTATCTCGACGGCACCTTCGGAGCCGGCGGCTATGCCCGCGCGATCCTCGAGGCCGCGCCCGGCGCGATCCTGCTCGGGCTCGACCGCGATCCCTCCGCGATCGCCGGCGGGGCCGATCTCGTAGCAGCGATGGAAGGGCGGCTCACCCTGTCGCAGGCCAATTTCGGCGAGCTGGCGGAGGAGGCGGAGCGCTTCAGGATGGTTCCGCTCGACGGCGTCGTGCTCGATATCGGCGTCTCTTCCATGCAGATCGATCAGGCGGAGCGCGGCTTTTCCTTCCGCTTCGACGGGCCGCTCGACATGCGCATGAGCGGCAGCGGGCAGAGCGCCGCCGACCTCGTCAACGAGGCCGAGGAGGGGCTCCTCGCCAATATCTTCTACCACTATGGCGAGGAGCGCCGCTCGCGCGCCGTGGCGCGGGCCGTGATCGAGGCGCGCCGCAAGGCGCCGATCGCGACGACGAAGCAGCTCGCCGATCTCGTCGCCGGCATCGTGCGGGGCGAGCCCGGCGGGGCGCATCCGGCGACGCGCGTCTTCCAGGCGCTGCGCATCGCGGTCAACGACGAGCTGGGTGAATTGGTCAGGGCGCTGCACGCGGCCGAAGCCGTGCTGAAGCCGGGCGGGCGGCTCGTCGTGGTGACCTTCCATTCGCTGGAGGACCGCATCGTCAAGCAGTTCCTCTCCGAGCGTTCCGGCCGGGTGCCGGCGGGCTCGCGCCATGCCCCGGCGGTCGCGGCCGCGCGGCCGACCTTCAGGCTCATCGAGAAGGGTGCGGTTACGCCGTCGGAGGCCGAGATGCGGGCCAATCCGCGGGCGCGCTCGGCCAAGCTGCGCGCCGCCGAGCGCAACGAGGCGCCGGCGCGCCGGGCCGAGGCCGGGCTCGTCGCACTCTCCACCGTTCCCGATCCGCAGCCGCGCCGGAGACCCTGA
- the mraY gene encoding phospho-N-acetylmuramoyl-pentapeptide-transferase: MLAWLAELSGTFPVLNVFRYITFRAGGATATALLFVFFFGPSAISWLRIKQGKGQPIRSDGPESHLAKRGTPTMGGLMILTGLFVAVLLWGNLRNPYVWIVLGVTAAYGAIGFYDDYLKVTKQSHKGFSGKARIAIEVVVALVACYFIMQTQPPAIGSGFAMPFLKEAIIPLGILFPLVAAFVVVGAGNSVNLTDGLDGLAIVPVMIAAGTFGFISYLVGNAIFANYLQIHHVPGAGELAVICGAVIGAGLGFLWFNAPPAQIFMGDTGSLGLGGLLGTIAVATKHEIVLAIVGGLFVVEALSVIIQVFVFKRTGKRVFLMAPIHHHFEKLGWTEPQVVIRFWIISVVLALVGLATLKLR; encoded by the coding sequence ATGCTCGCCTGGCTCGCCGAACTCTCCGGCACCTTCCCGGTGCTGAACGTCTTCCGCTACATCACCTTCCGGGCCGGCGGGGCGACGGCGACCGCGCTGCTCTTCGTCTTCTTCTTCGGACCCTCGGCGATCTCCTGGCTCAGGATCAAGCAGGGCAAGGGCCAGCCGATCCGCAGCGACGGCCCCGAATCGCATCTCGCCAAGCGCGGCACGCCGACCATGGGCGGGCTGATGATCCTGACCGGGCTGTTCGTCGCCGTGCTGCTCTGGGGCAATTTGCGCAATCCTTACGTCTGGATCGTGCTCGGCGTCACCGCGGCCTATGGCGCGATCGGCTTCTATGACGACTATCTCAAGGTGACGAAGCAGTCGCATAAGGGCTTCTCGGGCAAGGCGCGCATCGCGATCGAGGTCGTGGTCGCGCTCGTCGCCTGCTATTTCATCATGCAGACGCAGCCGCCGGCGATCGGCTCGGGCTTCGCCATGCCTTTCCTCAAGGAAGCGATCATCCCGCTCGGCATCCTGTTCCCGCTGGTCGCGGCCTTCGTCGTCGTCGGCGCCGGCAACTCCGTGAACCTGACCGACGGGCTCGACGGGCTCGCCATCGTGCCGGTGATGATCGCGGCCGGCACCTTCGGCTTCATCTCCTATCTCGTCGGCAACGCGATCTTCGCCAACTACCTCCAGATCCACCACGTTCCCGGCGCGGGCGAGCTCGCGGTGATCTGCGGGGCGGTGATCGGGGCGGGCCTCGGCTTCCTCTGGTTCAACGCGCCGCCGGCCCAGATCTTCATGGGCGATACCGGCTCGCTGGGCTTAGGGGGGCTGCTCGGCACCATCGCGGTCGCGACCAAGCACGAGATCGTGCTCGCCATCGTCGGCGGCCTCTTCGTGGTCGAGGCGCTCTCGGTCATCATCCAGGTCTTCGTGTTCAAGCGCACGGGCAAGCGCGTCTTCCTGATGGCGCCGATCCACCATCATTTCGAGAAGCTGGGCTGGACCGAGCCGCAGGTGGTGATCCGCTTCTGGATCATCTCCGTCGTGCTGGCGCTGGTCGGCCTCGCCACGCTGAAGCTGCGCTGA
- a CDS encoding UDP-N-acetylmuramoyl-L-alanyl-D-glutamate--2,6-diaminopimelate ligase — protein MTGYSLGDLFPEMFEAEAASQPVHGVAFDSRKVTGDDVFVALAGAKADGARFIMDAVGHGAVAIVSGGPRPAELPAGVAFAQVEDPRLALALAAAKLHPRQPETIVAVTGTSGKSSVADFTRQIFQKLGREAASVGTIGVVTGKGADYGSLTTPDPLSLHETLDRLAGEGITHLAMEASSHGLDQRRLDGVRLKAGAFLNLGRDHLDYHPTVADYLAAKLRLWELLPDGAPVVINRDEPYAREAAEAAVAKGHPIIGIGRKGETLRLIANERDGFSQRLTVGFDGRELSVALPLVGDFMAGNAMVAAGLAIATGEDKVGSLEAIAGLTGVAGRLERVGEANGGLVVVDYAHKPDALAAVLATLRPYATGRLICVFGCGGDRDKGKRPLMGAIAAEKADIAIVTDDNPRSENPATIRAAILAASPRLAEIGDREEAIRAAVGMLKPGDLLVVAGKGHETGQIIGERTLPFSDHDVVRKALSEITR, from the coding sequence ATGACCGGATACAGCCTCGGAGACCTCTTCCCCGAGATGTTCGAGGCCGAGGCCGCCAGCCAGCCGGTGCACGGCGTCGCCTTCGACAGCCGCAAGGTGACGGGGGACGACGTCTTCGTCGCGCTCGCGGGCGCCAAGGCGGACGGCGCGCGCTTCATCATGGACGCGGTCGGACATGGCGCCGTCGCGATCGTCTCGGGCGGTCCGCGCCCGGCCGAGCTGCCGGCCGGCGTCGCCTTCGCGCAGGTCGAGGATCCGCGGCTCGCGCTGGCGCTGGCGGCGGCGAAGCTGCATCCGCGCCAGCCTGAGACCATCGTCGCGGTGACTGGCACGAGCGGCAAATCCTCGGTGGCCGATTTCACCCGGCAGATCTTCCAGAAGCTCGGCCGTGAAGCGGCGAGCGTCGGCACGATCGGCGTGGTGACGGGCAAGGGCGCCGATTACGGCTCGCTGACCACGCCCGACCCGCTCTCGCTGCACGAAACGCTCGACAGACTGGCCGGGGAGGGCATCACGCATCTCGCCATGGAGGCTTCCTCGCACGGGCTCGACCAGCGCCGCCTCGACGGGGTGCGGTTGAAGGCCGGCGCCTTCCTCAATCTCGGGCGCGATCATCTCGATTATCATCCGACCGTCGCGGACTATCTCGCCGCGAAGTTGAGGCTCTGGGAGCTGCTGCCGGATGGCGCTCCGGTGGTGATCAACCGTGACGAGCCCTATGCGCGGGAGGCGGCCGAGGCCGCGGTCGCGAAGGGACATCCGATCATCGGCATCGGCCGCAAGGGCGAGACGCTCCGGCTCATCGCCAACGAGCGCGACGGCTTCTCGCAGCGCCTGACGGTCGGCTTCGACGGGCGCGAGCTGTCGGTGGCCTTGCCGCTGGTCGGCGATTTCATGGCCGGCAACGCGATGGTCGCCGCCGGGCTCGCCATCGCCACCGGCGAAGACAAGGTGGGGTCGCTCGAGGCGATTGCCGGTCTGACGGGCGTCGCCGGACGGCTGGAGCGCGTCGGCGAGGCGAATGGCGGGCTCGTCGTCGTCGATTATGCCCATAAGCCCGATGCGCTCGCGGCGGTGCTTGCGACCTTGCGGCCCTATGCGACCGGGCGGCTGATCTGCGTCTTCGGCTGCGGCGGCGATCGCGACAAGGGCAAGCGCCCGCTGATGGGGGCGATCGCGGCCGAGAAGGCCGACATCGCCATCGTCACCGACGACAATCCGCGCAGCGAAAACCCGGCGACGATCCGGGCCGCGATCCTGGCCGCCTCGCCGAGGCTTGCCGAGATCGGCGACCGCGAGGAGGCGATCCGCGCCGCGGTCGGGATGTTGAAGCCCGGGGATCTTCTGGTGGTGGCCGGAAAAGGCCATGAAACCGGCCAGATCATCGGCGAGCGCACGCTGCCCTTCTCGGATCACGACGTGGTTCGCAAGGCGCTATCGGAGATCACGAGATGA
- the murD gene encoding UDP-N-acetylmuramoyl-L-alanine--D-glutamate ligase: MTPVTVFAGRKVALFGLGGSGLATARALKAGGAEVAAWDDSEKSREKAAAEGIAVVDLAKADWSGFSAFVLSPGVPLTHPEPHWTVGKAKAAGVEVIGDIELFFRERGRIAPGSPVVCITGTNGKSTTTALIAHVLREAGRDVQMGGNIGTAVLALEPPARSRIHVVECSSYQIDLSPSLAPSVGIQMNLTPDHLDRHGSFANYAEIKERLVTAADIAIVGVDDEPSKQMARRRAAGGRPLVRISGEQPLDEGVFAGVTANQGRLDTRIVEVKDGMPRVVANLAGIGSLRGSHNAQNAAAAFAACSALGLSADEIAAGFRTYPGLAHRMEELGRIGRVVFINDSKATNADSTEKALTSFHGIFWILGGKAKDGGIESLRRYFPNIAKAYLIGAASDLFAATFDEDGRVAYERCVTLDKAVADATRDALAAPGEGEIAVLLSPACASFDQFPNFEVRGDAFRKLVAALPGFVAFGARGG, from the coding sequence ATGACGCCCGTCACCGTCTTCGCCGGGCGCAAGGTCGCCCTGTTCGGCCTCGGCGGCTCGGGGCTCGCGACCGCGCGCGCGCTGAAGGCCGGCGGGGCCGAGGTCGCCGCCTGGGACGACAGCGAGAAGAGCCGGGAGAAGGCGGCTGCCGAAGGGATCGCCGTCGTCGATCTGGCCAAGGCCGACTGGTCGGGCTTTTCCGCCTTCGTGCTCTCGCCCGGCGTGCCTTTGACCCATCCGGAACCGCACTGGACGGTCGGCAAGGCGAAAGCCGCGGGCGTCGAGGTCATCGGCGACATCGAATTGTTCTTCCGCGAGCGGGGAAGAATCGCGCCCGGCTCGCCCGTCGTCTGCATCACCGGCACCAACGGCAAGTCGACGACGACGGCGCTGATCGCGCATGTGCTCAGGGAAGCCGGCCGCGACGTGCAGATGGGCGGCAATATCGGCACCGCCGTGCTGGCGCTGGAGCCGCCGGCTCGGAGCCGCATCCATGTCGTCGAGTGCTCGAGCTACCAGATCGACCTTTCGCCCTCGCTTGCCCCCAGCGTCGGCATCCAGATGAACCTGACGCCGGACCATCTCGACCGGCACGGCTCCTTCGCGAACTACGCGGAGATCAAGGAGCGGCTGGTCACGGCGGCCGATATCGCGATCGTCGGCGTCGACGACGAGCCCTCGAAGCAGATGGCGCGCCGCCGCGCCGCCGGCGGCCGTCCGCTGGTCAGGATCAGCGGCGAGCAGCCGCTCGACGAAGGCGTCTTCGCCGGCGTCACCGCCAATCAGGGCAGGCTCGACACCCGCATCGTCGAAGTGAAGGACGGCATGCCGCGCGTCGTCGCCAATCTCGCCGGCATCGGTTCCTTGCGCGGTTCGCACAACGCGCAGAACGCGGCGGCGGCCTTCGCCGCCTGTTCGGCGCTCGGCCTCAGCGCCGACGAGATCGCGGCGGGCTTCAGGACCTATCCGGGGCTGGCGCACCGGATGGAGGAACTAGGCCGGATCGGCCGGGTCGTCTTCATCAACGATTCCAAGGCGACCAACGCCGATTCCACCGAGAAGGCGCTGACCTCCTTCCACGGCATCTTCTGGATCCTCGGCGGCAAGGCCAAGGACGGCGGCATCGAGAGCTTGCGCCGCTATTTCCCGAACATCGCCAAGGCCTATCTGATCGGCGCGGCGAGCGATCTCTTCGCCGCGACCTTCGACGAGGACGGGCGCGTGGCCTACGAGCGCTGCGTCACGCTCGACAAGGCGGTGGCGGATGCGACGCGCGACGCGCTGGCGGCGCCGGGCGAGGGCGAGATCGCGGTCCTGCTCTCGCCGGCCTGCGCCTCCTTCGACCAGTTCCCGAATTTCGAGGTCAGGGGCGACGCCTTCCGCAAGCTCGTCGCGGCGCTGCCGGGGTTCGTCGCGTTCGGGGCGCGCGGCGGTTGA
- a CDS encoding UDP-N-acetylmuramoylalanyl-D-glutamyl-2,6-diaminopimelate--D-alanyl-D-alanine ligase translates to MNAPLWSGDRLIAALGARPEGAVPAAVTGASIDTRTLQAGDAFFAIKGEARDGHDFVKGALEKGAALAVVDAAHAAEFGGTGALAVVPDVLKAMEQAGTARRAELKAGVVAVTGSVGKTGTKEALRLVLSGQGKTHAPVASYNNHWGVPLTLVRTPADVVYGVYEIGMNSPGEIAPLARMVRPEVAIVTTVQPVHLAAFASLEGIAEEKAGVYRELEKGGTAIVNADIPQSRLLSDIAKSGPAGRIVTFGENPEADVRLISCALKPEMSTVEASVFGEPVAYRIGSPGKHIVLNSLAVLAAVKALGADLALAALKLGDLTPPAGRGARQVLEVPGGRITLIDESYNGNPASMRAAIENLGRLPVEGRGRRIAVIGDMLELGPTGGALHRGLTEALVANGIDKVFACGPLMKELYESLPSAMRGAYAATASELEPLVLDAIRAGDTVTVKGSLGTRMGPIVKAIVARLSAVPAQD, encoded by the coding sequence ATGAACGCGCCCCTCTGGAGCGGAGACAGGCTGATCGCCGCGCTCGGCGCGCGCCCCGAAGGCGCCGTGCCGGCGGCCGTGACCGGAGCCTCGATCGATACCCGTACGCTTCAAGCGGGCGACGCCTTCTTCGCGATCAAGGGCGAGGCGCGCGACGGGCACGACTTCGTCAAAGGGGCGCTGGAGAAGGGGGCGGCGCTCGCCGTGGTGGACGCGGCGCATGCGGCGGAATTTGGAGGCACAGGCGCGCTCGCCGTGGTGCCGGACGTGCTGAAGGCGATGGAGCAGGCGGGCACAGCGCGCCGCGCCGAGCTGAAGGCCGGGGTCGTCGCCGTCACCGGCTCGGTCGGCAAGACCGGCACCAAGGAGGCGCTGCGCCTCGTCTTGTCCGGGCAGGGCAAGACCCATGCGCCGGTCGCCTCCTACAACAACCATTGGGGCGTGCCGCTGACGCTGGTGCGCACCCCCGCCGACGTCGTCTATGGCGTCTACGAGATCGGCATGAACAGCCCCGGCGAGATCGCGCCGCTGGCGCGGATGGTGCGCCCTGAGGTCGCCATCGTCACCACGGTCCAGCCGGTGCATCTGGCCGCCTTCGCCTCGCTCGAAGGCATCGCCGAGGAGAAGGCCGGGGTCTATCGGGAGCTCGAGAAGGGCGGCACGGCGATCGTCAATGCCGACATCCCGCAATCCAGGCTGCTCAGCGATATCGCCAAGTCCGGTCCGGCCGGGCGTATCGTCACCTTCGGCGAGAACCCGGAGGCGGATGTGAGGCTCATCTCCTGCGCCCTGAAGCCCGAGATGTCGACGGTCGAGGCCAGCGTGTTCGGCGAGCCGGTCGCCTATCGGATCGGCAGCCCGGGCAAGCATATCGTGCTGAATTCGCTCGCCGTACTCGCCGCCGTGAAGGCGCTGGGCGCGGATCTGGCGCTGGCGGCGCTCAAGCTCGGCGATCTTACGCCCCCGGCCGGGCGCGGGGCGCGGCAGGTGCTGGAGGTGCCGGGCGGGCGGATCACGCTCATCGACGAGAGCTATAACGGCAACCCCGCCTCGATGCGCGCCGCGATCGAGAATCTCGGCCGGCTGCCGGTCGAGGGCAGAGGCCGGCGCATCGCCGTCATCGGCGACATGCTGGAGCTCGGGCCGACCGGCGGCGCGCTGCATCGCGGGCTCACGGAGGCGCTCGTCGCCAACGGCATCGACAAGGTCTTCGCCTGCGGCCCGCTGATGAAAGAGCTCTATGAGAGCTTGCCTTCGGCCATGCGGGGGGCTTATGCCGCAACCGCGAGCGAATTGGAGCCGCTCGTGCTCGATGCGATCCGCGCCGGCGACACCGTCACGGTCAAGGGTTCGCTCGGCACGCGGATGGGTCCGATCGTCAAGGCGATCGTCGCGCGCTTGTCCGCCGTGCCCGCCCAAGACTGA
- a CDS encoding organic hydroperoxide resistance protein, protein MKTLYTAHGSATGGREGKARTDTGNVELVLNTPKELGGGGGDGANPEQLFAMGYSACFLGALKFAAGKEKVTIPDDAKVSADIGIGPRDDGQGFGITAKLTVSLPGLDKAVAEDLVKKAHVVCPYSHATKGNIPVETTVA, encoded by the coding sequence ATGAAGACCCTCTACACCGCCCACGGTTCCGCGACCGGCGGCCGCGAAGGCAAGGCGAGGACCGATACCGGCAATGTCGAGCTCGTGCTGAACACGCCCAAGGAGCTCGGCGGGGGCGGCGGCGACGGCGCCAATCCCGAGCAGCTTTTCGCGATGGGCTATTCGGCCTGCTTCCTCGGCGCGCTCAAATTCGCCGCCGGCAAGGAGAAGGTGACGATCCCCGACGACGCCAAGGTCTCGGCCGATATCGGCATCGGCCCGCGCGACGACGGCCAGGGCTTCGGCATCACCGCGAAGCTGACCGTCTCGCTGCCGGGCCTCGACAAGGCCGTGGCCGAGGATCTGGTGAAGAAGGCCCATGTCGTCTGCCCCTATTCGCACGCGACGAAGGGCAACATCCCGGTCGAGACGACGGTGGCCTGA
- a CDS encoding penicillin-binding protein 2: protein MSQSTEREPQAEAAAGSPRRGRLAWLGDVFRMSGEKSEPRVGLVILCFSALFLAITGRLVYLGVAPNEQVGLRRATSNAISAARPDIVDRNGEVMATDIRTVSVFAEPRRILDKDEATELLTAVLPDLDAKELRDKLGTKKGFVWVKREITPRQQAEVHRLGIPGVGFVPENKRVYPNGTAAAHVLGFANIDNVGIAGIEKYIDSQGLQDLNGAGLATEASDLKPVKLSIDLRVQHLLRDELAKGIERFKAIAAAGAILDVNTGEVIALVSLPDFDPGNPIDAQEDDRINRMNVGVYEMGSTFKALTIAMALDSGKVNINSSFSTAGGMMRFGRQVIKEYHGTGRTLTVPEVFLHSSNMGSIKMALAVGVEGHKAFLRKMMQLDRMTTELPESAAPIVPQRWGEINTATIAFGHGLAVAPIQALAAVAALVNGGYLMKPTFLKRTEEEARKVATRVIKPETSEAMRFIMRLNGEKGSARKANIEGYFVGGKTGTAEKVIKGRYAKNRNFTTFTAIAPSDKPKYLFLAIYDEPKGYAESGGYSTAAWNAGVTTGKVIERAAPILGLTPRFEPPPSPFPLMARLGAWGSR, encoded by the coding sequence ATGAGCCAGTCGACGGAGCGGGAGCCGCAGGCCGAGGCGGCCGCAGGAAGCCCTCGGCGCGGGCGTCTGGCCTGGCTTGGCGACGTCTTCCGCATGAGCGGGGAGAAGAGCGAGCCGCGCGTCGGCCTCGTCATCCTGTGCTTCTCGGCGCTGTTCCTCGCCATCACCGGGCGGCTGGTCTATCTCGGCGTCGCGCCGAACGAGCAGGTGGGCCTGCGCCGCGCCACCTCCAACGCGATCTCCGCCGCAAGGCCCGACATCGTCGACCGCAACGGCGAGGTGATGGCGACCGATATCCGCACCGTCTCGGTCTTCGCCGAGCCGCGCCGCATCCTCGACAAGGACGAGGCGACCGAGCTCCTGACCGCCGTGCTGCCGGACCTCGACGCCAAGGAGCTGCGCGACAAGCTCGGCACCAAGAAGGGCTTCGTCTGGGTCAAGCGCGAGATCACCCCGCGCCAGCAGGCCGAGGTGCACCGGCTCGGCATCCCCGGCGTCGGCTTCGTGCCGGAGAACAAGCGCGTCTATCCCAACGGCACCGCCGCCGCGCATGTGCTGGGCTTCGCCAATATCGACAATGTCGGCATCGCCGGCATCGAGAAATACATCGACTCGCAAGGGTTGCAGGACCTGAACGGCGCGGGGCTGGCGACGGAAGCCTCCGACCTGAAGCCGGTCAAGCTCTCGATCGACCTGCGCGTCCAGCACCTGCTGCGCGACGAACTCGCCAAGGGCATCGAACGCTTCAAGGCGATCGCCGCGGCCGGCGCGATCTTGGACGTGAATACGGGCGAGGTGATCGCGCTGGTCTCGCTGCCCGATTTCGATCCCGGCAACCCGATCGACGCGCAGGAGGACGACCGGATCAACCGGATGAATGTCGGCGTCTACGAGATGGGCTCGACCTTCAAGGCGCTGACCATCGCGATGGCGCTCGATTCCGGCAAGGTCAACATCAATTCGAGCTTCTCGACCGCCGGCGGCATGATGCGGTTCGGCCGGCAGGTCATCAAGGAGTACCACGGCACGGGCCGCACGCTGACCGTGCCCGAGGTCTTCCTGCATTCGTCTAACATGGGCTCGATCAAGATGGCGCTGGCCGTCGGCGTCGAGGGTCACAAGGCGTTCCTCAGGAAGATGATGCAGCTCGACCGGATGACGACGGAGCTGCCGGAAAGCGCCGCCCCGATCGTCCCGCAGCGCTGGGGCGAGATCAACACCGCGACCATTGCCTTCGGCCACGGCCTTGCGGTTGCCCCGATCCAGGCGCTGGCGGCGGTGGCCGCGCTGGTCAATGGCGGCTACCTGATGAAGCCGACCTTCCTGAAGCGCACCGAGGAGGAGGCGCGCAAGGTCGCGACGCGCGTCATCAAGCCCGAGACCTCCGAGGCGATGCGCTTCATCATGCGGCTCAACGGCGAGAAGGGCTCGGCCCGCAAGGCCAATATCGAAGGCTATTTCGTCGGCGGCAAGACCGGCACGGCCGAGAAGGTCATCAAGGGCCGCTACGCCAAGAACAGGAACTTCACGACCTTCACGGCGATTGCACCCTCCGACAAGCCGAAATACCTGTTCCTGGCGATCTATGACGAGCCGAAGGGCTATGCCGAGAGCGGCGGCTATTCGACCGCGGCCTGGAATGCCGGCGTCACCACGGGCAAGGTGATCGAGCGCGCCGCGCCGATCCTGGGCCTCACGCCGCGCTTCGAGCCGCCGCCGTCGCCGTTCCCGCTGATGGCGCGGCTCGGCGCCTGGGGTTCGCGGTAG
- a CDS encoding division/cell wall cluster transcriptional repressor MraZ, which yields MTDRFVSNFTNRLDAKGRVSIPSGFRAVLAKDGYEGLYVHQALDLPALDAGGNALRATIDDILARFSPFSDEWELLSTALNGTSEVLKVDPEGRMVLSEALKAHAGIGDTVTFVGHGHKFQIWEPERFRAHLDAARSRLRDVKRALGGLTAPAAGAGP from the coding sequence TTGACGGACCGCTTCGTCTCGAACTTCACCAACCGGCTCGACGCCAAGGGGCGCGTCTCGATTCCCTCGGGCTTCCGCGCGGTGCTGGCGAAGGACGGCTACGAGGGGCTTTATGTCCATCAGGCGCTCGACCTGCCGGCGCTCGATGCCGGCGGCAATGCGCTGAGGGCGACGATCGACGACATCCTGGCGCGCTTCTCGCCGTTCTCGGACGAGTGGGAGCTGCTCTCGACGGCGCTGAACGGCACCTCGGAGGTGCTGAAGGTCGACCCCGAGGGGCGGATGGTGCTGAGCGAGGCGCTGAAGGCGCATGCCGGCATCGGCGACACCGTGACCTTCGTCGGCCATGGCCACAAATTCCAGATCTGGGAGCCGGAGCGGTTCCGCGCCCATCTCGACGCGGCCCGCAGCCGCCTGCGCGACGTGAAGCGCGCACTCGGCGGATTGACGGCGCCGGCGGCGGGTGCCGGCCCATGA